A window of Aurantibacillus circumpalustris genomic DNA:
TGCGCTTAACAAACAGAAAGCAGATTTGGATAACCTTAACGTTGAACTTAAAAAACGAGAAGCGCGTGTAAATGAGTTACAAGATATTTTAAAAAAGAAGGATCAGGCTGCGGCTGACCTAAGAAAAAAACTAAGTGATGCCTTGGTTGGTTTTGAAAATAAAGGCTTAACAATAACACAAAGAAATGGAAAAGTTTATGTGAGTTTAGACGAGAGTTTATTGTTTGCTAGTGGAAAAACCAATGTAGAAGCGAAAGGAGTGGAGGCATTAAAAAATGTTGCCAATGTGCTGGAACAAAATCCGGATATAAACGTTATGGTAGAAGGACATACAGATGATGTGGCAATGAAAGGTTCGGGAGAGATAAAAGACAACTGGGATTTAAGCGTGATGCGTGCTACCTCGGTAACTAAAATACTATTGAATAGCGCAAAAATAGAACCTGAACGTATAATTTCAGCCGGAAGAGGAGAGTTTGTTCCACTAGATAAAGGCAAAACCCCTGAAGCCAGAAAGAAAAACAGACGGACAGAAATAATTTTGACACCTAAATTGGACGAGTTATTAAAAGTACTAGAAAGTAATTAATATTATATTGAAATTTTAAAAGTGAAATTATGGGCATGTTAAAAGAGTTTAAATCATTTGCAATTAGGGGCAACGTTATTGATTTAGCGATTGGTGTGGTTATTGGTGGTGCTTTTGGAAAAATAGTCGCTTCGCTTGTTGATGATATTATTACGCCCGCAGTTTTAACACCGGCACTAGAGGCCGCAAATCTCGCTGACCTTAACCAATTGGTTATTCCGGGTACAGCTATTAAATACGGTAATTTTGTCTCAACACTTATCTCTTTTGTCATTATAGCTTTTGTTTTATTTATGGTAATAAAGGCAATTAATGCAGCAAAGAAAAAAGAAGATGCTATACCGGCTGCTCCCCCAGAGCCTACTAATACCGAGAAATTATTGACTGAAATAAGAGATTCTCTTAAAAAGTAGATTTTTGCGGGTTAAACAATGACTTTGCTCCTTCAATTAACTTCTTAACAATTACATAACATTGTATTCTCTTTATATTAATGTAGTCGCGCGTATTTTACTCTCGATTAATAATTAATTTACATGAGAGCAATATTAAATTTACTTACACTTCTGGTTTTATGTTCGACATCGCTTTATTCACAGAATAGTGAAGCGGCACTGCCTAATGATAGTTTATCGAAAGAAATAAACCGTATAAAAAAAGATATTGCACAGCTTAAAAATTTAAAAATAAGCGGGTGGGTACAAGCTCAATTTCAAATTGCTGATACCAGAGGAATCTCTAACTATGAAGGCGGAACTTTTTCAGCCAATTCAGACAAACGTTTTATGATTCGTCGCGGGCGCGTGAAATTTACGTATAATGGAAAACACACTCAGTATGTTATGCAGTTAAATGGAACAGAAAGAGGATTAAATCTTACCGAAATATTTGCAACGGCAACCGATCCGTGGACTAAAGCTTTTTCCATTACTGCCGGCGTAATGAACAGACCATTTGGTTTTGAAATTGATCAATCCTCATCTGTAAGAGAGAGTCCGGAGCGTTCCCGTTACACTCAAATTTTAATGCCAAATGAGCGCGACTTAGGAGCAAAAATTGTAATTGCCCCTGGAGATAAAAGTAAACTGCATGGACTAAGATTGGATGCTGGATTCTATAACGGTCAAGGTATTTATGTACCGGGCACAAGCACTCCCGCAGGATATGCTGCGGGTACAACACCTCTTTTAGGTGTAAATGAAGTTGACTTTCAGAAGGATTTTATTGGAAGGTTGAGTTATTATAAAGGATTTAAAAACGATAAAATAAAAATTGGTATAGGCGTTTCACATTATAATGGGGGCAATACTTACCAGAATAATAAAGTATACGATCAAATTACAAATGATCAAGATGGCTTAAAAGTCTGGAAAATGGCAGATACTACCAACAAAACATTTAAAAACAAGACCGCGCCACGCATGTATTATGGTGCCGAGGCATTTTTTAGTATTAAAACAACGCTTGGAACTACAACTATTAGAGGTGAATATATTACAGGAACACAATCTGGTCAAAACAACAGCAGTAGCAGTCCATTTTTCTTACCTTCTTCAAAAGACACGTATATTAGAAACTTCAATGGCATGTACGCATATTTTATTCACAGAATAGCAAAAACAAAACATGAAATCGCTGTAAAATATGAGATTTATGATCCAAACACCAAAGTTGCAGGAAGAGATATTACAAGTGCTACTGTGAATGGACTTTCAAGCGCAGATATTAAGTTCACTCAATTGGGCCTTACCTATACGTATTATATGTACGAAAACGTAAAATTTATGTTTAACTACAATATCGTGACCAACGAAACAACCAATTTAAACGGGTTTACTAAAGATATTCGCGACAATATCCTGACAATTAGGATGCAATATAAATTTTAAGACATAGGTATCTTTTCTTAACATTAACTTAACATTCTGTTCTATATTTACAGATAGTTTTACCGATGTTTTAAAAATATACTTTATGTTTGGATTAGACACAACTTTAACGGTTCTTTTAATACTTTGTATTCTTTTAGCTTGTTTTTTTGAATTTATAAATGGCTTTCACGACACTGCCAATGCAGTAGCAACGGTTATTTACACCAATTCGATGAAGCCAACTGTAGCGGTTATATACAGTGGTTTATTAAATTTTTCGGGTGTGATGTTGGGCGGAATCGCCGTGGCAATGGGAATTGTAAACTTACTGCCGATGGATACATTGGTTGATTCTAATCCCTATCATGGTATTGCCATGGTTTTGGCTTTATTATTAAGTTCAATCATTTGGAATTTCGGTACCTGGTATTTTGGAATTCCCTCTTCCAGTTCGCACACATTAATCGGTTCAATTCTTGGAATAGGGATTGCCTTTTATTTTTTACCTGGAGAGGTGGGCGCAAGTGCTGTTAATTGGGATAAGGCAAAAGATACCGGAGCAGCTCTATTATTATCGCCGTTACTGGGATTTTCGGCTGCAATCATTATAATGTTTGTATTTAAACGCTTAGTCACTAATGAGGTTATTTACAAAGAACCCATTCCAGGTAAAAAGCCACCTATTTGGATTCGCATGTTATTATGGTTAACCTGTGGAATGGTAAGTTTTTTCCATGGTCAAAATGATGGCCAAAAAGGAGTAGGATTAATCATGTTAATTTTGATTGCCGTTTTACCTGCGCAGTTTTCAGTAGACTCTAGTATTAATCTCCAAAGCACTACAGGAAATATTAATAAGATTGAAGCCTTAATGATTAAAGCTGATACAAGTGTATTAGCCGCAAAGGAAAAAAAGCTTCATGCAGACTTACTTTTACACGCGGGCCACTTTAAAACTATAACAGAGGGAAAATTTAGTACAGAAGAAATATCATTAAAAGATCGTTTTTCCCTAAGAAAGGATGTTATAAAAATTACAAAGGGTGCTGATAAAATGATTAGCGGTGGAAATTTAGCGCTAAGTTTAAATGAGATAAGCGAATTAAAAAAAGAGATTAAAGCCACAAAAAAACTAGTAGAATTTGCGCCAACATGGGTAATAATTTTAATATCAGTGTGTTTAGGTTTGGGTACAATGGTAGGTTGGAAACGCATTGTAAAAACTGTTGGAGAGAAGATCGGTAAACAACACATGAGTTATGCGCAGGGTGCAAGTGCTGAGATAGTAGCGTCTATTGGAATTGGACTTGCAAGCTGGAAAGGACTTCCTGTTAGTACTACGCATATGTTATCATCAGGTATTGCCGGATCGATGGTGGCGAAGAAGGGATTAAAGAATCTACAAAAGGGAACTGTAAAAACAATTGCTCTTACATGGGTGCTTACTCTTCCTGTTACAATTATTTTATCAGCGTCTTTATTTTTATTATTTAGAGCGATTTTATAAATCAAAATATTTTATTAGAAAGCGCAACTATTTTTGTTGCGCTTTTTTTATGCCTATATAATTGCTTACTTTATAATATTAAACAATCACTGAAAATAGTTGTCGTTTGCACCATGTTGTTTGCAACAATCGTGCATTTTGGTTTAGTTGCTATTCATGCTAATCCTTACCCAATTAGCAAAAGTAAGCTTGATTATTATGCCGAATGGTATTCATATCCCTTTTTTACACAAAACTGGAATTTGTTTGCTCCAGTGCCAAACACTAACTACAAACTTTTTGTAGAGTATGAGGATAAAGAATATGGTAGCCATCGAATTCAAAAAAAGGACATCTTCCAAGAAATACTTTTTAAACATCAAACGAATCGTTTAAAAGGCTACGGGCCTCTACTGCTTGCCTTTTCAAACAGCATCCATTATTTTGAAAAAAACACAGACAAAATAAAAAGTTTAAACGGGCCAATACTTAACGCCCCTTATTTTGATATACTAAAGAATAGTGCTTTAAATTATATTAGATCGACTCAGAAAACCAAGATCGAAAAAATGAAAATGATATTATATGTTCAATCTGTAGATACAAATTTTACAAGAGTCTATTATAATTAAAAAACATACTCTTTTTACACTTGTTATCTTCTTTAGTATTGTTTAATTTTAAACCAAACCTTTACACTATGCAACGCTATTATGTTAAACCAGATTACACTGTAACTACTTGGGAGTTATTAAAACCTTATTTCGAGGAATTAAAAGAGCGCAAACTTAACTCTTCTGAAGAATTAGAAAAATGGTTGAAAGATTACAGTGAATTGGGGGCCGTTGTAGGAGAGAATATGGCTTGGCGCTATATTAGAATGACCTGCGATACAACGAATACGGAGTTGCGGGATCGTTTTAATGATTTTGTTCAAAACATTGAGCCGCACATGGCACCAATTGCCAATGATTTGAATGTAAAGTTAATGGCTTCGCCTTATAAAGATAAACTCACAAAAACAGGCTACGATATTTATTTAAGAGGCATAAAAAATAGCATCGATCTTTTTAGAGAAGAAAACATTCCGCTTAACACACAATTACAAGAATTGGAACAACAGTTCGGTGAAATTAACGGAGCACAGAGCATTGAGCATGAAGGAGAAAAAATAACATTACAAAAAGCATCGGTTTATCTAAAAGATTTGGATAGAACAGTTCGCGAAACGGTTTATAAAAAAGTTCAAAAACGCAGAGCAGAAGATGAGGGAGCATTGAATGACTTATTCACTAAGTTAATTAACCTTCGACACCAAGTCTCTTTGAATGCGGGATTTAAAAACTATAGAGATTATAAACACCAATCCTTAGCCCGTTTTGATTATAGCGTACAAGATTGTTTAAATTTTCACGAAGCTGTTAAACTACACGCTGTGCCACTTATAAACGAGCACGATAAAAGACGTAAAGAAAAACTAAAGCTGGCAGACTACCGTCCCTGGGATACCTCTGTGGATGAAGAAGGACTGCCACCTTTAAAGCCATTTGCGAATGCACAAGAATTAATTGATCGCACCATTGAGTGTTTCAATAAACTCGACCCTTTTTTTGGCGAGTGTATTGATACCATGCAAAAACTAAAACGATTAGATTTGGATAGTCGTTTAGGTAAGGCGCCAGGTGGATATCAATATCCATTATATGAAACGGATGTACCTTTTATTTTTATGAATTCAGTGGGATTGCATCGCGATTTAGTAACCATGGTTCATGAAGGTGGACACGCCATTCACTCTTTCTTAGATTTTGATTTAGAATTGGTAGATTTTAAATCACCTCCAAGTGAAGTAGCTGAACTTGCAAGCATGAGTATGGAGTTGATGAGCATGGAGCATTGGGATGTGTTTTTTAAAAATGAAGATGAATTGAAACGCGCAAAACGTCAGCAATTGGAAAGTGTGATGGATACATTGCCATGGATTGCAGCGATAGATCGCTTTCAACACTGGATTTACAAAAACCCTGATCATACTACCGAACAGCGCTACGAAGAGTGGGAAAGAATTATTGAGGACTTTGGCAGCGATGAAATTAACTACAAAGGTCTTGAAGATAATTTGAGACGTCGTTGGCAGGTACAATTGCATTTGTTTGAAGTACCGTTTTATTATATCGAATATGGTTTTGCTCAACTAGGCGCTATTGCTGTTTGGCGCAATTATAAAACTAATCCTAAAAAAGCAGTTGAAAATTATAAAAAAGCGCTGGCTTTGGGATACACAAAATCAATTCCAAAAATTTACGAAGCCGCAGGAGTCAAATTTGATTTCAGTCCTGATTACATTAAAGAGCTAATGGATTTTGTAAAAGCGGAATACGAGAAGATTTAGTTTTCGCTTCTATTAACCACATAAGAAACATAAGTTCACATAAGTATGGTTAACCCTTATGTTGTCTTGTGTTTCTTATGTGGGTTGTATTTAGGAGCTAGGCTAACTCAGTCACCACACCATTATCGAAAGTAAGTGTTCGCGATTTAAATTTGTTGTAGACTAACATATCATGCGTGGCGAAAAGAACGGCACGACCTGTATCACTGAGATCTTTAAGTAAAACTAAAATTTCTTCTGAAGTGGCAGGATCTAAATTACCAGTTGGCTCATCTGCTAAGATCAATTCTGGATCGTTTACCAAAGCACGTCCAATACTTACACGTTGTTGCTCACCACCAGAAAGTTCATGTGGCATTTTATTTTCTTTGCCCTCTAGATTTACCTTTTTAAATACCTCGTAGATGCGTTCTTTAATTTTTGCCTCGTCTCTCCAGCCTGTTGCTTTCATTACGAATTTAAGATTGTTGTATATACTACGATCACCTAATAATTGAAAATCTTGAAACACAATTCCTAACTTCCTTCTTAAATAGGGAATTTCTCTTTGTTTTAAATGTGGTAGATCAAAACCACAACAATTGGCATCGCCTACTTTTACAGGAAGGTCACCATATAAGGTTTTTAAAAAACTACTTTTCCCGCTTCCTGTTTTACCGAGCAAATACACAAATTCACCTTTATTAACTTCTAGACTTAGGTCAGAAACAACAGGACGCTCGTCTTGAAAGATGGTAACATTGGTATACTTGATTAACTCACTCATAAAAACCTCTAAGGTAGAATGAATGTAACTTTTATCGCTAATCAACTTATACCAATATCAACACAAGCGGGTTAATAACTGTAAGCCATTATAGCAAAAGCGCGCCTTTAAGAAAACTAAATTTATTGAGATAAAATTTTACCTGATTTAGTAGTAATGAAGTATCTAATAAAGACGAGCTTTACGTTGCTTTTTATTTTAACTGGACTAGCAATTAAGGCGCAAAGAACCGCCATATATGCAGATCAGGATGTGATTTATAAACAGGGACTAGAATTGTTTGATAAAAAACAATTTGCAAGTGCGCAGGAAAGTTTTGTTGAATTTTCTGCCAAAACAAAATCAACACTTTTAAAAGAAGACGCCACCTATTATGCTGCAGCCTGCGGAATAGAATTGTTTAACAAAGACAGCGAATGGCTCATGCGTGAATTCATCGCTAAGAATCCATCAAGTACCCGCATTAACAGTGCCTGGTTTTATCTTGGCAAATCAAATTTTCGCAAAAAAAAATACGATACAACCATTGAGTATTTAGAAAAAATAGATGAATACAAATTAGACAAAGAACAATTGGCTGAGTTATATTTCAAGCGGGGTTATAGTTATTTACAAGAAAAAAATGATGAAAAAGCTAAAGCAGATTTTTACGAAATAAAGGATGTAGAAAATAAATATAGCGCTCCGGCTGCTTACTACTATGCCCATCTTGCTTACAAAGAAAAAAACTATGAAATCGCTTTGCAAGGATTTAACAAGTTAGTAGGTAACGAAACTTTTGGAAGTGTGGTGCCTTACTATATCACACAAATTTATTTCATTCAAGGTAAATTTGAAAAGGTGGTAAAAGAAGCGCCAAAATTGTTAAACGACACAGCATACATTCAGAAAGCAGGCGATATTAATCGCATGATTGGCGAAAGTTATTTCAACATGAAAGAGTATGCAAATGCTTTAATCTATCTTAAAAAAACTGAATTGGGTTATGGAATGAATGCGCAGGGCAATTATGTTTTAGGATTTTGTTATTATAAAATGAAAGACTATACTAACGCAGAACGCAACTTACAAAAAGCAACTGAAGGGAAAGATTCTGTAGCTCAAAGTGCTTGGTATCACATGGCCGATTGCGATATTAAGTTAGGCGAGAAATTGAAAGCTAAGAACGCTTTTTACAGCGCCTATCAGTTAAACTTCGATAAAAAAATAACCGAAGACGCGCTTTTTAGCTTTGCTAAATTGAGTTATGAATTAGATTTTAATCCATACAACGAAGCTGTAAAAGGGTTTACGAAATACATAAATGAATACCCTAAATCGCCGAGAAAAGATGAGGTGTATAATTTTTTAATCAATGTTTATTCAACAACTAAAAATTACGCAGCCGCGGTTATTAGTATGGAGAGTATCGAGAACATGGATCCAATACTGAAAGTTACGTATCAAAAATTAATATATTTCAGAGGCGTTGAGTTTTTTAACAATGGCGATTTGGATAATGCCGAAGTACAATTTAAAAAATCGTTGCTGCAAAATACGGATATGGCATTAAATTCTTTATCTCAATATTGGTTAGCAGAGATTTCTTATTTAAGAAAAAACTACACAACCGCTATAGAAGGATGGAAAAAATTTCAGGTTACACAAGGCGCAACAAGTCTTATGGAATATGACTTAAGTAACTATGCAATTGGTTATGCCTATTTTCACCGTAAGGATAAAGACGATTACACTAATGCAAATATTTCGTTTCGCAAATTTTTATTAACCAAGAATAGTTACGATGAAAATAAAATAGCGGATGCAAATATTCGTACCGCCGATGCTTATTTTATGAACCGTGATTTTATTCAGGCTTCCGATTATTACAAAAAGGCTATAGCCTTGAATAAAATCGATGTGGATTATTCTTTGTATCAAAAGGCTTTATGCGACGGTCTAAATAAAAACTACATTGAGAAAATTGCTGAACTTAAAAAAATTGAAACACGTCATCCGCACTCAAATTACATAGTACCAACATTAAACGAAATAGCGGAGACTTATTACAACAATGTGAAGGATGAAGACAATGCGATTCTTTATTATGAACGAATTTTGAAAAACTTTCCAAACTCAAGTGCGGTGAACACCTCGTATGCACAATTGGGAAACATTTATTTTAATCGCAAACAAGACGATAAAGCTTTGGAGTACTTTGACAAGTTTGTTAGGACTGACGCTAAGAGCGAAGCGGCAAAAGATGTATTGCAGCAAATTAAAAAGATCTTTGAAGCAAAAGGCGATGTAGATGCAATGACTGCTTATTTTGCTTCAGTTGGAAATCCTTTATCGGAAGATCAGATTGAAAAGGCAAGTTATCAAACCGCTTACGACGCATTTTACACGGATAATAATTGCGACATAGCAATGCCTAAATGGGAGACTTATATTTCTAAATTTCCAAATGGCAGACATATTTCGGAAGCACAATTTCGTTTTGCTGAATGCGCCTACAGCAAGAGCATGTTCGAAAAAGCGATTCCTTCGTACCAATATATTATAACACGCCCTCGTTCTGTGTACAGCGAAGTATCACTTGCTAAAACGTCGTATTTGTATTATAAAGACAAAAAGTACGCGGAAGCACTTCCTTTGTTTCAGCAGTTGCAGGAAATAGCTGAAACACCTTCTAATAAAAGCGCAGGAAAGTTCGGCGCTATGCGGTGCGCGTTTTATATGAAGGAGTATACAGTGGCATTAAACGAATGCACCAAAGTATTAAATACTGAAAAACTCACCCCACAAGAAACAAGCGAAGCTAAATATATTAAGGCGAAGTCGCTTTACGAAACAAAACGATTGGATGATGCGCTGATAGAATTCACAGCAATGACGAAAGCAGCGAAAAATGTGACAGGAGCCGAAGCATACTATTATATTGGAAGAATTCAGTTTGCTAAACAAGATTATAAAGAAGTTGAAAAAACAATTAATAAATTAATTAGTTACGAATACAGCAACGACGATTGGAATAATAAGGGAATGCTGCTTTTAGCAGATTCCTATATTGCATTGAAAGATGACGCTAATGCTCAGGTTGTTCTTGAAAGCGTTATTGGAGCAAAAATTAAACAGGAATATGTAGATGAGGCGAATAGCCGATTAGCAGCATTAAAAGAAAGACAAATTAAAGAATTGTCTCCTGTTGAAAATAAAGGAGCAACACAACAAGGCAATGAAATGAAAGTGGAATTTAATCAAACAAAAAAGGACAGCGCTTTATTTAATAACGAGCCAGAAGTAATACAAGTGCCAGCACCAACCACAACTATTAGCGAACAACCAAAATAAGTAAGTAACATGAACTCAGGAAAGACCTATAACGAAGAGACGAGTGCTACATCTTTTTTGAATAAAAGACGGAAAAAGCAGATAGAATGGATATTGATCTTTCTTTTTGTTTGTGCTTACGCCGTAATAACGTTTGCGCAAACCGGCTTAAACGACCTTAGTTTTACGGCTGATAGTAAATTTCAACCAACTATTAAAGACGCAAAAAAGTTTTCAGATTTACCTGAAATAAAAGACAGCGTGCAACGTATAGATAATATTAAGTATACGATAACAAGTGCTCCAATTTTTCCAAAATACCAAACGCAGCCCATTGATGCAGCGAAACTACAGAACGAACCATTAAATAAATTATACCACTCTTTATTAAAATTAGGCTATGGCCCAATTTATAATATGCCATACGGTGAATTTTGGATAGCAAATACGCGTTCAAAGGAAAGTAGTTATGGAGCACACCTAAAACATTTTTCAAGTAGCGGCACAGTAAAAGACGCAGGGTATGGTGGATTTAGCGACAATGTGATTAATGTGTTTGGAAAACGTTTTTATAAAAAACACACGCTAAGCGGCGACCTTAATTACGAAAGAAATGTCGTTCACTATTATGGTTACGATACGAAACTAAACACGCTCGATAAAAACTATACACGTCAACGTTATCAATTGTTTGAGCCAAAAATTCAATTGTTAAGTCATTATACAGACAGTACACATATCAATCATAACATAAATTTGAGTTATTACAACCTTCAAAATCTTTTTAGAGAAACTGAAAACAATGTAAAGCTGAACGCACTTGGAACTGGTTTTATAAATAAAGAAAAATTAAATGTTGGATTTCTTGCAGATTTTTATAACCACAAACAGGCCAATGATAGCATGAACGATCTTATTGTAAGCATTAGTCCTTCGTTTGAAGCGAATGGTAAAAAGTGGCATGCAGATATGGGCGTTACGGGGACTCTGGATAATTTTAATAAGACAACTAAATTTTATTTTTATCCGCAGTTAAATTTACATTATGATGTTTATGAAAGTCTGGTTATTCCTTATGCAGGGGTAACAGGTAAATTAGTCAAAAACAGCATGCGTAGTTTAACGAGTGAAAATGCATTCATTGATACAACCATTAATTATAAAAACACAAATAACAAATACAATCTTTTTGGAGGATTAAGAGGTAATCTAAGTAGTAATACATCTTACGACGCCAAAGTAAATTACGCGCAGTACGACAACCTTCATTTTTTTGTTATTGATTACTCTGGTAATAATTTATTATATAATCAGTTTAATGTTTTGTATGATAACACCAGTGTCTTAACCATTAGCGGACAACTGAAATATCACTACAAAGAGAAGTGGAACTTTATAGGAAAAGGAAACTATTATATTTATAAAACAAAAACATTAATACACGCGTATCATAAGCCTGATTTCGATCTAACACTTTCGTCGGTTTATAATATGCAAAGCAAACTTATATTTAGAGCGGATGTGTTTTTTATGGGTAAGCAATGGGCTTTGACTCAAGCGGATGATGGTGTAACCAAAACGTTGAAACCAAAACAAATTAATGGTTGGCTTGATATTAATTTAGAAGCCGAGTACCGTTACAGCAAAATGTTGAGTTTTTTCGCGAGATTTAACAACATAGCGAGTCAACGCTATTACCGTTGGGAGCATTATCTTAGTCAACGCTTTAATTTTATGGTGGGCTTAACGTTTGTTCCTTTTTAAGTTAGCGAAAACTTCCTAAATCAAGCGGCAACAAATTCTTTCGTGCTAATTCTTGAATCCGATAGATATCGGATTCGTGGCTTTGTGAGAGGAGGACAAAATCCTATATTTGCCTATATTAATTTCATGAGTCGTCTACCTGTTCTAAAAACATATAAATTATTTATTGCCGGTCAGTTTCCGAGAACTGAAAGTGGAAGGTACTACGAATTAAAAAACACAAAACAACAAATTATTGCAAATGTGTGCTTAGGTTCACGCAAGGACTTTAAGAATTCAGTTGTTGCGGCTCGTACGTCTTTTCCTAGTTGGAGCGGGCGATCTGCTTTTAACCGCGGACAGATTTTGTATCGTATTGCAGAAATGTTAGAGGGAAGAAAATCACAGTTTACAGAAGAGATGCTTTTGCAAGGTATTTCAAAAAAAGCTGCAGAATCTGAAATTAGTTTAAGTATTGATAGGTTAATTCATTACGCAGGATGGTGCGATAAATACCAGCAAATTTTTAGTTCAGTAAATCCAGTAGCTTCTTCGCATTTTAATTTTTCTGTTCCTGAGCCAGCAGGAGTAATTTCTGTTATTGCACCTGAAACTTCAGGACTGTTGGGTTTGATAAGTGTTATCGCTCCAATTATTATAGGTGGAAATACTTGTATTGTGCTGGCTTCTGAAAAATTACCATTATCCGCAATAACTTTTTGTGAAGTGTTGGCTACTTCAGATTTACCCCATGGGGTGATAAATGTGTTAACGGGTGCAAGTAGAGAACTGCACAGCCATTTTTCATCTCACATGGATGTGAATGCAATAGTGTATTGCAGAAACAACAAGGCGGAAATAAAACTCATTCAGGAAAATTGCTCTTTAAATGTAAAGCGATTTTATCATTGGAATAAAGATTGGACTAAAGTAGAAAATCAAAACCCATATTTAATCCTTAACCTTCAAGAAATAAAAACCACTTGGCATCCAATCGAAAATAACAGTGTAAGTGGAGCTAAGTATTAATACTTGAAATTATAGAGATCCTTTATTATGCCTTCTTACCTTTTTATGTCGGGAAACACCTGGACAAGAGTCACATTTGTTTTTTTGAAGAAAACAACATTCCATTGTATTTACAAGAATTGCGAAAACGGAAAACAGAAGTAAATATCTTTTAAGCATAATTATCCTTACAAATATAAGCGAATATTTTACTACTTTTAGCCTTTATCACTAAAGGTGATTTACGAAAAAATGTAAAA
This region includes:
- a CDS encoding tetratricopeptide repeat protein — translated: MKYLIKTSFTLLFILTGLAIKAQRTAIYADQDVIYKQGLELFDKKQFASAQESFVEFSAKTKSTLLKEDATYYAAACGIELFNKDSEWLMREFIAKNPSSTRINSAWFYLGKSNFRKKKYDTTIEYLEKIDEYKLDKEQLAELYFKRGYSYLQEKNDEKAKADFYEIKDVENKYSAPAAYYYAHLAYKEKNYEIALQGFNKLVGNETFGSVVPYYITQIYFIQGKFEKVVKEAPKLLNDTAYIQKAGDINRMIGESYFNMKEYANALIYLKKTELGYGMNAQGNYVLGFCYYKMKDYTNAERNLQKATEGKDSVAQSAWYHMADCDIKLGEKLKAKNAFYSAYQLNFDKKITEDALFSFAKLSYELDFNPYNEAVKGFTKYINEYPKSPRKDEVYNFLINVYSTTKNYAAAVISMESIENMDPILKVTYQKLIYFRGVEFFNNGDLDNAEVQFKKSLLQNTDMALNSLSQYWLAEISYLRKNYTTAIEGWKKFQVTQGATSLMEYDLSNYAIGYAYFHRKDKDDYTNANISFRKFLLTKNSYDENKIADANIRTADAYFMNRDFIQASDYYKKAIALNKIDVDYSLYQKALCDGLNKNYIEKIAELKKIETRHPHSNYIVPTLNEIAETYYNNVKDEDNAILYYERILKNFPNSSAVNTSYAQLGNIYFNRKQDDKALEYFDKFVRTDAKSEAAKDVLQQIKKIFEAKGDVDAMTAYFASVGNPLSEDQIEKASYQTAYDAFYTDNNCDIAMPKWETYISKFPNGRHISEAQFRFAECAYSKSMFEKAIPSYQYIITRPRSVYSEVSLAKTSYLYYKDKKYAEALPLFQQLQEIAETPSNKSAGKFGAMRCAFYMKEYTVALNECTKVLNTEKLTPQETSEAKYIKAKSLYETKRLDDALIEFTAMTKAAKNVTGAEAYYYIGRIQFAKQDYKEVEKTINKLISYEYSNDDWNNKGMLLLADSYIALKDDANAQVVLESVIGAKIKQEYVDEANSRLAALKERQIKELSPVENKGATQQGNEMKVEFNQTKKDSALFNNEPEVIQVPAPTTTISEQPK
- a CDS encoding aldehyde dehydrogenase family protein — translated: MSRLPVLKTYKLFIAGQFPRTESGRYYELKNTKQQIIANVCLGSRKDFKNSVVAARTSFPSWSGRSAFNRGQILYRIAEMLEGRKSQFTEEMLLQGISKKAAESEISLSIDRLIHYAGWCDKYQQIFSSVNPVASSHFNFSVPEPAGVISVIAPETSGLLGLISVIAPIIIGGNTCIVLASEKLPLSAITFCEVLATSDLPHGVINVLTGASRELHSHFSSHMDVNAIVYCRNNKAEIKLIQENCSLNVKRFYHWNKDWTKVENQNPYLILNLQEIKTTWHPIENNSVSGAKY